The DNA region CGCGCGGATGCGCCCGTCGGCGTCGAACGCGACCGCCGCCCGGATCAGCAGGTCGCGACCCTGGTAGTCGCTCACGAAGGCCTCGCTGCGATCGCTGGTCCACTTGACCGGCCGCCCCACGCGGCGGGCGCCCCAGAGCACGGCGACCGGTTCCATGTTGAGCGAGTAGCGCGGACCGAAGCCGCCACCGACGTCCGGGGAGACCACCCGCAGGCGCTCCGGCGCCACGCCGAGGGCGTCGGCCAGTGCCATGTGCTGCCGGTTCACGCCCTGGCTGCCGGCGATCAGCAGCCAGCGGTCCTGCGCCGCGTCGTAGTGGCCCAGGGCCGAGCGCGGCTCCATCTGGCAGTTGACGATCCGGCTGTTGCGGAACTCGCGCCGCACCACGCAGGCGGCGCCCGCGAAGGCGGCATCCACCGCCGCGCGGTCGCCCAGCTCCGTCTCGAAGCAGAGGTTGCGCGGCAGGTCGTCATAGAGCTGCGGCGCGCCCTCGGCCAGCGCGTCGTCCGCGCGCACCACGGCCGGCAGGACCTCGTACTCGATGGCGACGGCTTCCGCCGCATCGCGCGCCTGGTGGACGGTTTGCGCCACCACCATCACGACCGCTTCGCCGACGTGGCGGACCCTGTCGATGGCAAGGGGCCACTGGCGGCGCTCGTAGATGCGGCCGGTGGTGGAGCGCGTGAAGGCCTTGGCACGGGCGTCCACCGCGTCCACGGGATTGGGGATGTGGTCGACGCCGCGGTGGCCGTCGTCCGCGTAGTCCTGGCCGGTGAGCACCGCGAGGACGCCCGGCATGGCGCGCGCCGCCGCGGTGTCGATGGCGACGATCCGGGCGTGGGCGTGCGGCGAGCGCACGAACGCGGCCCAGGCCTGGCCGGGCAGATCCATGTCGTCGGTGTACTGGCCGCGGCCGGTGATCAGGCGCTGGTCCTCGCGCCGGGGCAGGGGTTGGCCGATCATGCCGCCGCCTCCGTCGGCACGCCGAGCGCGTGGGCGGCCTGCTTCACCGCCTCCACGATGTGGACGTAACCGGTGCAGCGGCACAGGTTGCCTTCGAGCGCGCGCTCGATGCTGGCGTCGGTCACGGCGCAGCCGCTGCGCAGCAGGCCGTCGGCCGCCATGATCATGCCGGGCGTGCAGAAGCCGCACTGCAGGGCATGGCAGCGGTTGAACGACTGCTGCAGCGGATGCAGGCCGTCGTCGGAGGCCAGGCCTTCGATGGTCGTGACCGCGCCGCCGCTGGCCTGCGCCGCCAGCACGGTGCAGGACTTCACGGCCACGCCGTCCAGGTTGACGGTGCAGGCGCCGCACTGCGTGGTGTCGCAGCCGACGTGGGTGCCCGTGAGTCCCAGGTCCTTGCGCAGGAAGTCCACCAGCAGCGTGCGGCCCTCGACCTGCCGCTCCACCGCGCGGCCGTTGACCGTCAGCTGCACGCGGGCGAGTGCGCCTGCGGCCGCCGCATCGCCGCTATCCCGCGCCGCCGGCGCGAAGGCTGCGGCCCCGCCACTGAGCAACGCCGTGAAGGCGGAGAAGAACTGGTCGACCATCTTCTGCGCCACGCCGGCGACCAGCCGCGAGCCGATCTGCGCCAGCTTGCCGCCGACCTGGGCCTGGGCGGTGTAGTCCAGCCGCGTGTCGCCCGCTTCATCGCGCAACCGCACGCGTGCCTCCAGCTTGCCGAAGCCGGCGACGCCGCCCTGCCCCTGCCCTTGCAGCCGGTAGCCCGCGAGCGGCTCGATGTCGTGCAGCTGCACGCTGCCGGTGAAGCGTGCCTTCACCGGGCCGATGGCGGCCAGCACCACGGCCCGCCACTCCGCGGGGCCCGTGGCTTCGAACTGCTCACAGCCCTGGATGCATTGCTGCAGCATCGCCGGGTCGTTGAGCGCGGCCCAGACGGCGGCGCGCCGGGCGGGGATGAGTTGGGTTCCGGTGAATTCCATGCGGGTCTCAGGCCTGGGCGGGCGCGGGAGAGTCGGACAGCGCCCGACGCAGCAGGACGCCGGCGAGGTGCGCGCGGTAGGCCGGGGTGGCGGCCAGGTCGTCGTTCAGCCCTTGTGGGGCCAGCTTCAGGTCGCGAACGGCAGCCAGCGGGTCCTCGGCACCGGCGGACAGGCGCGCCTCGGCTTCGGTCCAGCGCCGCACGCAGGGCGCCGCGCCGGTCAGGGCGACGCGCACGCCGCCCTGCGTGTGCGCCAGGAACAGCCCGACCAGCGCGTAGCCGGAAGCGGGATGGCGGTGCTTGCAATAGACGGCGCGCAGCGGCAACGGGAACTCGATGGCCGTGACGATCTCGGCTGCGTCCAGCGCGGTGCTGAACATGCCGGTGAAGAACTCGTCCGCGGCGATGCGGCGGCGATCGGTGACCACGGTGGCGCCCAGCCCGAGCACGGCGGCGGGATAGTCGGCGGCCGGGTCGTTGTTGGCGATGGAGCCGCCGATCGTGCCGCGCTGGCGCACCTGGGCGTCGCCGATCAGGCCGGCCAGGTCGGCCAGCGCCGGGATCGCCTGCCGCACCACCGGGGAGGCGGCGACCTG from Ramlibacter pinisoli includes:
- a CDS encoding (2Fe-2S)-binding protein; the protein is MQLTVNGRAVERQVEGRTLLVDFLRKDLGLTGTHVGCDTTQCGACTVNLDGVAVKSCTVLAAQASGGAVTTIEGLASDDGLHPLQQSFNRCHALQCGFCTPGMIMAADGLLRSGCAVTDASIERALEGNLCRCTGYVHIVEAVKQAAHALGVPTEAAA
- a CDS encoding FAD binding domain-containing protein, which gives rise to MYPFRYERPNDLAEAVRLLQAHAQARPLSGGMTLLPTLKHRLARPSHLVDVARLDALRGIACQGGVLAIGAATPHAQVAASPVVRQAIPALADLAGLIGDAQVRQRGTIGGSIANNDPAADYPAAVLGLGATVVTDRRRIAADEFFTGMFSTALDAAEIVTAIEFPLPLRAVYCKHRHPASGYALVGLFLAHTQGGVRVALTGAAPCVRRWTEAEARLSAGAEDPLAAVRDLKLAPQGLNDDLAATPAYRAHLAGVLLRRALSDSPAPAQA